In one window of Streptomyces roseofulvus DNA:
- a CDS encoding RNA polymerase sigma factor, with the protein MSASTSRTLPPEIAESESVMALIERGKADGQIAGDDVRRAFEADQIPPTQWKNVLRSLNQILEEEGVTLMVSAAESPKRARKSAAAKSPAKRTAAKTTVTARAATVTRTSVATGSTAPAAESADPADEAASPAKKAVAKKAAVKKTAAKKTVAKKTAAKKTASKKSDDELIEGEELLEDVAPGKDEEEAEGETKGFVLSDEDEDDAPAQQVAVAGATADPVKDYLKQIGKVPLLNAEQEVELAKRIEAGLFAEDKLAGSDKIAPKLKRELEIIAEDGRRAKNHLLEANLRLVVSLAKRYTGRGMLFLDLIQEGNLGLIRAVEKFDYTKGYKFSTYATWWIRQAITRAMADQARTIRIPVHMVEVINKLARVQRQMLQDLGREPTPEELAKELDMTPEKVIEVQKYGREPISLHTPLGEDGDSEFGDLIEDSEAVVPADAVSFTLLQEQLHSVLDTLSEREAGVVSMRFGLTDGQPKTLDEIGKVYGVTRERIRQIESKTMSKLRHPSRSQVLRDYLD; encoded by the coding sequence GTGTCGGCCAGCACATCCCGTACGCTCCCGCCGGAGATCGCCGAGTCCGAGTCTGTGATGGCGCTCATCGAGCGGGGAAAGGCTGATGGGCAGATCGCCGGCGATGACGTGCGTCGGGCCTTCGAGGCTGACCAGATTCCGCCAACCCAGTGGAAGAATGTTCTGCGCAGCCTCAATCAGATCCTCGAGGAAGAGGGTGTGACGCTGATGGTCAGTGCAGCGGAGTCGCCGAAGCGCGCCCGCAAGAGCGCAGCAGCGAAGAGCCCGGCCAAGCGCACCGCCGCCAAGACGACCGTCACCGCCAGGGCGGCGACGGTGACGAGGACCAGCGTCGCGACCGGCTCGACCGCCCCCGCGGCCGAGAGCGCCGACCCGGCCGACGAGGCCGCGTCGCCCGCCAAGAAGGCGGTCGCGAAGAAGGCGGCCGTCAAGAAGACGGCGGCCAAGAAGACCGTCGCCAAGAAGACGGCGGCCAAGAAGACCGCGTCCAAGAAGTCCGACGACGAACTGATCGAGGGCGAGGAGCTGCTCGAGGACGTCGCGCCGGGCAAGGACGAGGAAGAGGCCGAGGGCGAGACCAAGGGCTTCGTGCTGTCCGACGAGGACGAGGACGACGCGCCCGCCCAGCAGGTCGCCGTGGCCGGCGCCACCGCCGACCCGGTCAAGGACTACCTGAAGCAGATCGGCAAGGTCCCCCTGCTCAACGCCGAGCAGGAGGTCGAGCTCGCCAAGCGCATCGAGGCCGGTCTCTTCGCCGAGGACAAGCTCGCGGGCTCGGACAAGATCGCGCCGAAGCTCAAGCGCGAGCTGGAGATCATCGCCGAGGACGGCCGCCGCGCCAAGAACCACCTCCTGGAGGCCAACCTCCGCCTGGTGGTCTCGCTGGCCAAGCGCTACACCGGCCGCGGCATGCTCTTCCTGGACCTGATCCAGGAGGGCAACCTGGGTCTGATCCGCGCGGTCGAGAAGTTCGACTACACCAAGGGCTACAAGTTCTCCACGTACGCCACCTGGTGGATCCGTCAGGCGATCACCCGCGCCATGGCCGACCAGGCCCGCACCATCCGCATCCCGGTGCACATGGTCGAGGTCATCAACAAGCTCGCGCGCGTCCAGCGCCAGATGCTCCAGGACCTGGGCCGCGAGCCCACCCCGGAGGAGCTGGCCAAGGAGCTCGACATGACCCCTGAGAAGGTCATCGAGGTCCAGAAGTACGGCCGCGAGCCGATCTCCCTCCACACCCCCCTGGGTGAGGACGGCGACAGCGAGTTCGGTGACCTCATCGAGGACTCCGAGGCCGTCGTGCCGGCCGACGCGGTCAGCTTCACGCTCCTCCAGGAGCAGCTGCACTCCGTCCTCGACACGCTCTCCGAGCGTGAGGCCGGCGTGGTCTCCATGCGCTTCGGCCTCACCGACGGCCAGCCGAAGACGCTCGACGAGATCGGCAAGGTCTACGGCGTGACCCGCGAGCGGATCCGCCAGATCGAGTCGAAGACGATGTCGAAGCTGCGCCACCCGTCGCGCTCGCAGGTCCTGCGCGACTACCTCGACTGA
- a CDS encoding serine protease has protein sequence MRGPFARALTGALGLVTAVAGQVAWAAPAGADSVVVGGSPAAIAAAPWVVALSSRDRFGGTRAGQFCGGVVVAPTKVLTAAHCLGREVLGGAPWQLPDFSVIAGRAALRGQGGQEVRIADTWVNPDYDPSTNAGDLAVLTLAEALPQSYVIKVAARGDAAEAPGTAADVYGWGDTTGNGSYASSLRSAPVQVLPDAACEQAYPRGFGVSYRKASMLCAGDPRGGRDACQGDSGGPLVAKGVLIGLVSWGSGCGQAENPGVYTRVSTVLPERI, from the coding sequence ATGCGTGGTCCCTTCGCGCGAGCGTTGACGGGTGCCCTCGGCCTGGTCACGGCGGTGGCCGGACAGGTGGCCTGGGCCGCCCCGGCCGGCGCGGACAGCGTCGTGGTGGGCGGCAGCCCGGCGGCGATCGCCGCCGCGCCCTGGGTGGTGGCGCTGTCCAGCCGTGACCGGTTCGGAGGTACGCGGGCGGGTCAGTTCTGCGGCGGCGTCGTGGTGGCGCCCACCAAGGTGCTCACCGCCGCGCACTGCCTGGGCCGTGAGGTGCTCGGCGGTGCCCCCTGGCAGCTGCCGGACTTCTCGGTGATCGCGGGCCGGGCGGCGCTGCGCGGACAGGGCGGGCAGGAGGTGCGGATCGCGGACACCTGGGTGAACCCGGACTACGACCCGTCGACCAACGCGGGCGACCTCGCCGTGCTGACCCTCGCCGAGGCACTGCCGCAGTCCTACGTGATCAAGGTGGCGGCGCGCGGGGACGCGGCCGAGGCTCCGGGGACGGCGGCCGACGTGTACGGCTGGGGCGACACGACCGGGAACGGGAGCTACGCCTCCTCGCTCCGCTCGGCGCCCGTCCAGGTCCTCCCGGACGCGGCCTGCGAGCAGGCGTACCCGCGCGGCTTCGGAGTCTCGTACCGGAAGGCGTCCATGCTCTGCGCCGGCGACCCCAGGGGCGGCCGGGACGCCTGCCAGGGAGACAGCGGCGGGCCGCTGGTCGCCAAGGGGGTGCTGATCGGGCTGGTGTCCTGGGGGAGCGGCTGCGGGCAGGCGGAGAACCCCGGGGTCTACACGCGGGTCTCCACGGTGTTGCCTGAGCGGATCTGA
- a CDS encoding DUF7455 domain-containing protein, translating into MTTVLTPASPLTAADRCDRCGAQAYLRVVLASGGDLLFCAHHGRKFEPELKKIAVEIQDETDRLTDVPARTVGDEH; encoded by the coding sequence GTGACTACTGTTCTGACCCCCGCGAGCCCCCTGACGGCCGCTGACCGCTGCGACCGCTGCGGCGCCCAGGCTTACCTGCGTGTCGTCCTGGCCAGCGGAGGTGACTTGCTCTTCTGCGCCCACCACGGTCGCAAGTTCGAGCCGGAACTCAAGAAGATCGCCGTTGAGATACAGGATGAGACGGACCGGCTGACCGACGTGCCGGCCCGCACGGTGGGCGACGAGCACTGA